The proteins below are encoded in one region of Halorhodospira halochloris:
- a CDS encoding TlpA disulfide reductase family protein, with product MTGLQQSIAIGPAAFTIGTLLIVFAYFVALITGYFAGLRHQVRVSDTLFMLVIVSLVTARAVFVVRYWGSYDGFLAMLDIRDGGFDPAGGLIGGLTYTVWAYWSKIQIRKPLTTALVAGGLAWGITAGPLLMIEQQSRPLPQVTVSNKDGEQTGLTEFAAQHEQPMVINLWATWCPHCIREMPMFADAQEEMSDITFMFVNQGEDPSQVRNFISERDLEIDNIFFDPHNNLSNATGSHALPTTLFYDENGQLIDSRTGGISRARLESGLERLR from the coding sequence ATGACCGGATTACAGCAAAGCATTGCCATCGGACCAGCAGCGTTCACGATTGGCACCCTGCTTATAGTATTTGCTTACTTTGTGGCGTTAATCACCGGTTACTTCGCGGGATTACGCCACCAGGTAAGAGTCAGTGACACCCTCTTCATGCTAGTGATAGTCAGCCTGGTGACAGCCAGGGCGGTTTTCGTCGTCCGTTACTGGGGAAGCTATGACGGATTCCTGGCTATGCTCGATATCCGCGACGGTGGCTTCGACCCCGCCGGGGGACTGATTGGTGGACTGACATACACTGTCTGGGCTTACTGGAGCAAGATACAAATCCGCAAACCACTCACGACGGCCCTAGTTGCTGGAGGCCTGGCTTGGGGCATAACAGCCGGCCCCCTGCTAATGATTGAACAACAGTCACGGCCATTGCCACAGGTCACCGTGAGCAATAAAGACGGTGAGCAGACCGGTTTAACCGAATTCGCTGCCCAGCACGAACAACCCATGGTGATCAACCTATGGGCCACTTGGTGCCCGCACTGCATTAGAGAGATGCCCATGTTTGCGGATGCTCAAGAGGAAATGAGTGATATTACCTTCATGTTTGTCAATCAAGGCGAGGACCCGTCGCAAGTCCGCAACTTTATTTCTGAAAGAGACCTGGAGATAGACAACATATTCTTCGACCCCCATAACAACCTGAGCAATGCCACCGGCTCGCACGCCCTACCAACAACTCTGTTCTACGATGAGAATGGCCAGCTAATCGACAGCCGAACCGGCGGAATCTCCCGGGCACGCCTGGAAAGCGGATTAGAACGCCTGCGCTAA
- a CDS encoding permease, with translation MRQNLDGMTIFFLILAICTGVGVYIMEGAGVWIEAISSAGGLLVQIGPIVIAAVMISGYVQTLVPNDKIEYWLGNDAGWRGLGIAIIAGAITPGGPFAAFPLVVALYRMGAAFEILVAYLTAWSVLGINRAMVWEVPFFGIEFVGLKMLVSLPLPILAALMAKSLRRYVTASA, from the coding sequence ATGCGCCAAAATCTTGACGGCATGACCATCTTCTTCTTGATATTGGCGATCTGCACCGGCGTAGGCGTCTACATTATGGAGGGAGCAGGTGTCTGGATTGAGGCTATTAGCAGCGCCGGAGGACTGCTTGTACAGATAGGCCCCATAGTCATTGCAGCGGTTATGATATCGGGCTACGTGCAGACCCTGGTACCGAACGATAAGATCGAGTACTGGCTCGGCAACGACGCTGGCTGGCGAGGCCTTGGCATAGCCATAATTGCTGGGGCGATTACCCCTGGAGGGCCTTTTGCAGCTTTCCCCTTAGTGGTTGCTCTCTACCGAATGGGGGCCGCATTCGAAATACTCGTGGCTTATCTTACCGCCTGGTCAGTGCTCGGGATCAATCGAGCCATGGTCTGGGAGGTACCCTTCTTTGGGATAGAGTTTGTTGGACTCAAGATGCTGGTATCTCTACCGCTGCCAATACTCGCTGCGCTAATGGCCAAGTCCTTGCGCCGATACGTTACCGCAAGCGCCTAA
- a CDS encoding hybrid sensor histidine kinase/response regulator yields MAGQHQQALQESEQRFQIATEAAGIGVWELDLETGRFQWNSYMFSIFGIDGVKESEPDYESWKQMLLPEDRQRMERVVRDSARHGEGWELVFRAQRRDGEIRYIRAVGRQLYDCTGVPRKAFGINEDITQKKEAEWAREQAERERREFLAAVSHDLRTPLSALIGLNDLLSETDLDEQQRHYLNLSRTAGETLLARINTILDLSRLEAGKVELFPEPFDLRNYLSEQVALLRTLADRKGLELELVMAEDLPKRVYGDATRLGQVIYNLTSNAIKFTDEGGVWINVAPSQQGQIKVSVADTGPGIAPEDQKRVFLAFTQAGGVDKRKEGSGLGLRICRELARLMGGDVVLESTVGHGSVFTFTATLPKTEEQSLEYGWREGAGSSANSATYGSCPDGAERLDVVVAEDDPTNALMLCELLKGFNCHPVHVENGLDALDQWSRLKPDLLLLDLQMPGADGRTVAYQVRQIEAANSWRRTTVAILTAYPPSELERICEQVDCDQLLHKPIDKLTLQRLIDSVREQKRLLVGEG; encoded by the coding sequence ATGGCTGGGCAGCATCAACAAGCGCTCCAAGAGAGCGAACAGCGCTTCCAAATAGCCACCGAGGCTGCGGGGATAGGAGTCTGGGAGCTTGATCTGGAAACCGGTAGGTTCCAGTGGAACTCATATATGTTCTCCATCTTTGGCATCGATGGCGTAAAAGAGTCTGAGCCCGATTACGAGAGTTGGAAACAGATGCTTTTGCCTGAAGATCGCCAGAGAATGGAACGAGTCGTGCGCGATTCAGCTCGCCACGGCGAGGGCTGGGAACTCGTATTTAGGGCTCAGCGCCGTGATGGCGAGATTCGCTATATCCGTGCTGTCGGGAGACAATTGTACGACTGTACAGGCGTGCCGCGTAAGGCCTTTGGGATAAACGAAGACATCACTCAAAAGAAAGAGGCCGAATGGGCGCGAGAGCAAGCCGAACGTGAACGTCGTGAGTTCCTCGCTGCTGTTAGTCACGATCTGCGCACGCCGCTAAGCGCTCTGATTGGCTTGAATGATCTGCTCAGTGAGACCGATCTTGATGAGCAGCAGCGCCATTATCTTAACCTCTCGCGCACTGCGGGAGAGACTCTTTTGGCACGGATCAATACCATACTAGATCTCTCCCGGTTAGAGGCGGGGAAGGTTGAGCTCTTTCCGGAACCGTTTGATCTGCGCAACTACTTGAGCGAACAGGTGGCGCTGTTGCGCACTTTAGCGGACAGAAAAGGGCTTGAACTGGAATTGGTCATGGCTGAGGACCTGCCCAAGCGGGTCTATGGTGATGCGACGCGTTTAGGGCAAGTTATTTACAATCTGACCAGTAACGCCATTAAGTTTACAGATGAGGGTGGGGTATGGATCAATGTAGCTCCATCTCAGCAGGGGCAGATTAAGGTTTCTGTCGCCGACACTGGTCCCGGTATAGCCCCTGAAGATCAGAAGAGGGTGTTTCTGGCCTTTACGCAGGCGGGGGGAGTAGACAAGCGTAAGGAAGGCAGCGGCCTTGGATTGCGCATATGTCGGGAGCTTGCCCGCTTGATGGGCGGTGATGTAGTGCTAGAGAGTACCGTAGGCCATGGTTCGGTTTTCACCTTCACTGCGACGCTACCGAAGACTGAAGAGCAGTCGCTAGAGTATGGTTGGCGAGAGGGTGCCGGTAGCAGCGCCAACAGTGCTACTTATGGCTCTTGCCCAGATGGGGCAGAGCGGCTTGATGTGGTTGTTGCCGAAGATGATCCGACTAACGCACTGATGCTTTGTGAGTTGCTCAAAGGCTTCAATTGTCATCCCGTCCATGTCGAGAATGGCCTTGATGCGCTGGATCAGTGGAGCCGATTGAAGCCCGATCTACTGTTATTGGATCTGCAGATGCCCGGAGCCGATGGTCGCACTGTAGCCTATCAGGTGCGCCAAATAGAGGCCGCTAATAGCTGGCGGCGCACTACTGTAGCGATATTAACTGCCTATCCGCCTTCTGAGCTAGAGCGGATCTGCGAGCAGGTTGACTGCGATCAGTTGTTGCACAAGCCGATTGATAAATTAACTCTCCAGAGACTGATCGACTCGGTGCGAGAACAGAAAAGATTGCTGGTGGGCGAGGGCTAG
- a CDS encoding MFS transporter: MNEEDARVCTDISEHACKVVPGNFLLQIIAQFFTKLGDAIASPKTVLAWLFGALSVPGIFTAFLVPVRESGSLIPQLVIASYIRSQQLRKWAFVIGCILQGLAILAIAAMALTLSGAAAGAAIIAALVVFSLARGLCSVASKDVMGKTIPKTRRGRLNGWSASLAGLATLGVGVVLWLGLGGDGGELSLFALLLLVAALLWFAAAFAYGMIEEEPGATAGGKNAISEAFARLRLLIDDVPFRRFVIARSLLLCSALTAPFIVILAHDNTGAAAAMLGLFVMADGLASLSSAPFWGRFSDTSSRQVMVYAGATAAAVGALLVAIVVLFPALAASPWLYPLFFFVLAIAHAGVRLGRKTYVVDMAGGNKRTDYVAVSNTVIGVVLLLAGSVGALTVIMPVTGVILVLSAMGFAGAWLSSRLPEVSG; this comes from the coding sequence GTGAATGAAGAAGATGCTCGGGTTTGTACTGATATAAGCGAGCACGCATGCAAGGTCGTGCCAGGAAACTTCCTGCTGCAGATTATTGCGCAGTTCTTCACCAAGTTGGGTGATGCCATAGCTAGCCCCAAAACTGTGTTGGCCTGGTTGTTCGGGGCACTCTCGGTGCCTGGCATATTTACTGCCTTTTTGGTGCCGGTGCGTGAATCTGGTTCGTTAATCCCCCAGCTTGTCATTGCCAGTTATATTCGCAGTCAACAATTGCGCAAATGGGCGTTTGTTATCGGCTGTATTCTGCAAGGCTTAGCAATACTGGCAATTGCTGCTATGGCCTTAACGCTATCTGGGGCAGCAGCGGGTGCTGCGATAATCGCCGCTTTGGTCGTGTTTAGTTTAGCGCGCGGGCTTTGCTCAGTGGCATCGAAGGATGTCATGGGCAAGACTATACCTAAGACCCGCCGCGGGCGGCTGAATGGTTGGTCGGCGTCACTGGCCGGATTGGCCACCCTGGGCGTGGGTGTTGTGCTTTGGCTGGGCCTGGGTGGTGACGGGGGAGAGCTATCCCTATTTGCGCTGTTGCTCTTGGTGGCAGCACTGCTCTGGTTTGCGGCGGCGTTTGCATATGGGATGATTGAGGAGGAGCCGGGGGCAACTGCAGGCGGTAAGAATGCAATTTCTGAGGCCTTTGCCCGGCTGCGTTTACTTATCGATGACGTACCATTTAGGCGTTTTGTGATCGCGCGTTCATTGCTGCTCTGCTCGGCTCTGACGGCACCTTTTATAGTGATTTTGGCTCATGATAATACTGGCGCCGCTGCGGCCATGCTCGGCCTGTTTGTAATGGCAGACGGCTTGGCTAGTTTGTCCTCTGCCCCTTTTTGGGGACGCTTCTCGGATACCTCCAGTCGTCAAGTTATGGTCTATGCCGGGGCAACCGCGGCAGCGGTAGGTGCCCTTTTGGTAGCCATAGTTGTATTGTTCCCTGCACTGGCAGCTAGCCCTTGGCTATATCCGCTGTTCTTTTTTGTCCTAGCTATCGCTCACGCCGGAGTTCGCTTAGGCAGGAAAACTTATGTAGTTGATATGGCTGGCGGTAATAAGCGTACTGACTATGTGGCGGTTAGCAACACGGTTATAGGTGTGGTGCTGCTGCTTGCCGGTAGTGTCGGGGCGCTTACGGTGATAATGCCGGTTACTGGAGTAATTCTGGTGCTTTCTGCCATGGGTTTCGCTGGGGCTTGGCTGTCTTCCCGTTTGCCAGAGGTGTCGGGATAA
- a CDS encoding ATP-grasp domain-containing protein: MQENRMRFGVINPQPYMEPALKQLSESCEVRRLTPQGWGREEIGAIADYCRDNRLSAVAGFAQKDAFHHILINEQLGNPVPGRIGFFYCMNKYLMRTLEQDPFFFAAVDPLHESDEEVAAKIPAQEWPFMLKNTSLSLGRGIFKIKDSEELSRVLASYRQDKELQHEITRQYAAYLDGVETQQAPEQAPPFVAEHLVDMNRAIEYCYEGYVTPDGEVVHYGLTEEVYFSNHQALGYLTPPVSISRDMAERIERWVEGYMASLVDLGYRNQFFNLEFWLMPDGDIHLTEINPRAAHTYHYNYSYSFGNSLYADNLKLAAGLAPSQPTPWQKWRDGEEHIYTLIVLITARESGRVEDILDYEYIRHLEQDEGVLFRHVKRPDEEIRAEDLTAAGVMLMQLWITGRNSAEIIAREREIRQKIYRNPQDAIEYPPYWCI; this comes from the coding sequence ATGCAGGAGAACAGGATGCGTTTTGGAGTGATCAATCCGCAGCCCTATATGGAGCCAGCCCTGAAGCAGTTAAGCGAGTCTTGCGAGGTGCGGCGGCTGACTCCGCAAGGATGGGGCCGAGAGGAGATTGGCGCCATTGCTGACTACTGCCGTGATAATCGCCTAAGCGCAGTGGCCGGCTTTGCCCAAAAGGATGCCTTTCACCATATCCTCATCAATGAGCAACTCGGCAATCCGGTGCCTGGGCGGATAGGGTTCTTTTACTGCATGAACAAGTACCTTATGCGTACCTTAGAGCAGGATCCCTTCTTTTTTGCTGCTGTTGACCCACTGCACGAGAGTGATGAGGAGGTAGCTGCAAAGATTCCCGCACAAGAATGGCCCTTTATGCTGAAAAACACTTCGCTTTCTCTCGGAAGGGGCATATTCAAGATAAAGGATAGCGAAGAGTTATCCCGGGTATTAGCGTCATACCGTCAAGACAAAGAACTCCAGCATGAGATCACCCGTCAATATGCCGCTTATCTCGACGGTGTCGAGACTCAGCAGGCCCCCGAGCAGGCGCCGCCGTTTGTTGCCGAGCATCTTGTTGATATGAACCGAGCAATAGAGTATTGCTATGAAGGGTATGTTACGCCTGACGGCGAGGTTGTTCATTATGGTTTAACTGAGGAAGTCTATTTCTCAAACCATCAGGCGCTTGGCTATTTGACGCCGCCGGTTTCTATAAGTCGTGATATGGCTGAGCGGATTGAGCGCTGGGTAGAAGGCTATATGGCTAGCCTTGTCGATTTGGGGTATCGCAATCAATTCTTCAATCTTGAGTTCTGGTTGATGCCCGATGGCGATATCCATCTGACCGAGATAAATCCGCGTGCGGCCCATACCTATCATTACAACTACTCCTATTCATTCGGTAACTCCCTCTATGCCGACAACTTGAAGCTGGCCGCGGGGTTAGCGCCGAGTCAGCCAACTCCATGGCAGAAGTGGCGTGACGGCGAGGAGCATATCTATACCTTGATAGTGCTGATAACCGCACGAGAGAGCGGCAGGGTAGAAGATATACTCGATTATGAGTATATTCGCCACCTGGAGCAGGATGAGGGGGTGTTGTTTAGGCATGTTAAACGGCCAGATGAGGAGATCCGCGCAGAAGATTTGACTGCAGCGGGGGTGATGTTAATGCAGCTCTGGATAACCGGTCGCAACTCTGCCGAGATAATTGCCCGCGAGCGTGAGATACGCCAAAAAATATATCGTAACCCGCAGGATGCTATTGAATATCCGCCATATTGGTGCATTTAG
- a CDS encoding PAS domain S-box protein: MQRAQPPQAAEFQQQLLNNLVEGIFGLDTAGQFTFLNPAACNLLGYPNEAELLGKKAHEVCHHTTLNKATYNSADCPINQALQTGKAVKESEDLFWRRDGTILHVLLQAAPIHNSNGAICGVVVSFQDITERKRLEHKLQHSHYLLNYIIEHNRAAVAVHDTNMKYIYVSQRYLEDFNLEQQDIIGRHHYEVFPDLPEKWRQTHQKVLKGEVISADDDLYVTNEGKKYWTRWECRPWYKDDNSIGGLIIYTEVTNQRKETEEKLQFDLKLQKVIAEISANFAKTHEKELDNAINNSLARIGELFGIDRCYICLFSIGDNSITKTHEWRTSNHTASLKTPNKLLLTDIPWLTNKICSGERAYIPTLDDLPEEAQLEKDLLKFHNIHSVACLPILDDNLKPIGFMGLDMLSDNFTWPEQQICMLQVIAEIIGNTISRIEARRELKQREEQYRQLAERFREANSKLESAYRTKTDC; encoded by the coding sequence ATGCAAAGAGCACAGCCACCTCAAGCCGCAGAATTTCAACAGCAACTGCTCAACAACCTCGTCGAGGGGATCTTCGGCCTTGACACAGCCGGACAATTCACCTTCCTTAACCCTGCTGCTTGCAACCTACTCGGCTATCCCAACGAAGCTGAGCTGCTAGGCAAGAAGGCCCACGAAGTATGTCATCACACTACATTGAACAAAGCCACCTACAACAGCGCCGACTGCCCCATAAATCAGGCGCTACAGACTGGCAAAGCCGTTAAAGAAAGTGAAGACCTATTTTGGCGCCGCGATGGAACCATATTACACGTACTCCTGCAAGCTGCCCCTATCCATAACAGCAATGGCGCAATCTGCGGCGTAGTAGTCTCTTTCCAAGATATTACCGAAAGAAAACGACTTGAACATAAGCTACAACACTCACATTATCTCTTGAACTATATCATCGAACACAACCGTGCGGCTGTTGCTGTTCATGATACCAATATGAAGTATATTTACGTCAGCCAAAGATACCTAGAAGATTTTAACCTAGAACAACAAGACATCATAGGCAGACATCATTATGAGGTATTCCCAGACCTACCCGAAAAATGGCGCCAAACACACCAAAAAGTGCTAAAAGGCGAGGTCATAAGCGCCGATGACGACCTATATGTCACAAACGAGGGCAAAAAATATTGGACGCGCTGGGAGTGTCGACCATGGTACAAAGACGATAACTCGATAGGCGGACTAATAATTTACACTGAAGTAACAAACCAGCGCAAAGAAACAGAAGAAAAGCTTCAGTTTGACCTGAAACTACAAAAGGTAATTGCTGAAATATCAGCAAACTTTGCTAAAACCCATGAAAAGGAACTAGACAACGCCATAAATAATTCACTAGCCAGGATAGGTGAGCTATTTGGCATTGACCGCTGTTATATTTGTTTATTTTCAATAGGTGATAACTCTATAACAAAAACTCATGAATGGCGCACATCTAACCATACAGCATCGCTAAAAACACCCAACAAACTGCTTTTAACCGACATCCCATGGCTCACCAATAAGATTTGTAGTGGTGAGCGAGCATACATCCCGACATTGGACGATTTACCTGAAGAGGCACAGCTAGAAAAGGACCTACTTAAATTCCATAACATTCATTCAGTTGCATGCCTTCCCATTCTGGACGACAACCTCAAACCCATCGGCTTCATGGGTTTAGACATGTTGTCCGACAACTTTACCTGGCCTGAGCAACAGATCTGCATGCTCCAGGTAATAGCAGAAATAATCGGCAACACTATTTCCCGCATAGAGGCACGCAGAGAGCTTAAACAACGCGAGGAGCAGTACCGACAACTGGCTGAAAGATTCAGAGAGGCCAATAGCAAACTGGAAAGTGCCTACCGTACCAAGACCGATTGTTAG
- the istB gene encoding IS21-like element helper ATPase IstB: MTPKTPEQQMIERAKALRLHGILAHWEEIEDKQWIEQMLCWEEQERTRRSLERRLSEAHIGRFKPMSEFDWSWPTSCDRGAINALMSLEFIPEAGNVVLLGSNGVGKTMIARNIAYQAVIAGYTALFVNASTILAELASQDSERLLQQRFNRFTRPRLLVIDELGYLSYSTRYADLLFELVSRRYEKNSIIITTNRPFSEWGEVFPSAACVVSLIDRLLHNAEVLAIDGESYRYKEAQERRNTREAKRKSPSKKAKAES; the protein is encoded by the coding sequence ATGACCCCGAAAACACCTGAGCAGCAAATGATTGAGCGGGCCAAGGCCCTGCGCTTGCATGGCATCCTCGCCCACTGGGAAGAGATCGAGGATAAGCAGTGGATCGAGCAGATGCTGTGCTGGGAAGAGCAAGAGCGCACCCGCCGCTCTCTCGAGCGCCGCCTGAGCGAAGCACATATAGGGCGTTTCAAGCCGATGAGCGAATTCGATTGGTCGTGGCCTACTAGCTGTGACCGCGGCGCTATCAATGCCCTGATGAGCCTGGAATTCATCCCCGAGGCCGGTAATGTCGTCCTGCTCGGCAGTAATGGCGTCGGCAAAACCATGATAGCCCGCAATATCGCCTACCAGGCGGTGATCGCCGGCTATACCGCGCTCTTTGTCAACGCCAGCACCATTCTCGCCGAGCTGGCCTCACAAGACAGTGAGAGGCTACTCCAGCAGCGCTTTAACCGCTTCACTAGGCCACGCTTACTGGTCATCGACGAGCTAGGGTATCTCTCCTACTCGACGCGTTATGCCGATCTGCTCTTCGAATTGGTCAGCCGCCGGTACGAGAAGAACTCTATTATCATCACCACCAATCGCCCCTTTAGCGAGTGGGGCGAGGTCTTCCCGAGTGCTGCATGTGTCGTATCCCTGATCGATAGACTGCTGCATAACGCCGAAGTGCTCGCCATAGACGGCGAGTCATATCGCTACAAGGAAGCTCAAGAACGCAGAAACACCCGAGAAGCTAAGCGCAAGTCTCCGAGCAAAAAAGCCAAAGCAGAGAGTTAA
- the istA gene encoding IS21 family transposase encodes MAISKELEAQIMRYHYAEHWRVGTISRQLNVHTDVVHRVLAKAGIPSAQRTRRGSIIDPYVPWIEQTLADYPKIPASRLYDMARERGYSGGPDHFRHLISQYRPKPVAEAYMRLRTLPGEQAQVDWGHFGKLPIGRAKRPLMAFVMVLSYSRWIFLRFYLGSSTANFLRGHVAAFEAWQGVCRCLLYDNLKSAVLERYAEQIRFNPQLLDLSAHYGFEPRPVAVARGNEKGRVERAIRYVRSSFWPGRQFNCLDDLNEQAQHWCVSIAAERRCDQEQNSSVRQAFAEEQPYLRALPSEPFPCYENVPVKVGKTPYVRFDLNDYSVPHKYVRKTLSVSATLERIQVLDGENVIASHPRSYDRHAQIEDPRHIDKLAQEKQAARLHRGTDRLSSSVPRAKEFLSQAATRTNSLGSVTAALLRLLDHYGASELDAAIEHALERGVPHPHALSQILEQRRDQTPGPPSLPLRLPEQLRQREPSIRLRGLDGYDALTPNYEKDDNDPENT; translated from the coding sequence ATGGCTATATCCAAAGAGCTTGAGGCGCAGATCATGCGCTATCACTACGCCGAGCACTGGCGCGTCGGCACCATTTCCCGACAACTCAATGTCCACACCGATGTCGTCCATAGGGTGCTGGCAAAGGCCGGTATCCCTAGTGCACAACGCACTAGGCGAGGATCGATCATTGATCCCTATGTACCCTGGATCGAGCAGACCCTGGCAGATTACCCCAAAATACCAGCTAGCCGGCTCTATGACATGGCCCGCGAGCGTGGTTATTCGGGCGGCCCTGATCACTTTCGCCACCTGATAAGCCAGTACCGGCCGAAACCGGTCGCTGAGGCGTATATGCGCCTGCGTACCCTGCCCGGGGAGCAGGCACAGGTCGATTGGGGCCATTTCGGCAAACTGCCCATAGGTCGGGCTAAGCGCCCACTGATGGCATTTGTCATGGTCCTGAGCTATTCGCGCTGGATCTTTCTGCGCTTCTACCTCGGCTCATCGACGGCCAACTTTTTGCGTGGCCACGTCGCCGCCTTCGAGGCCTGGCAGGGGGTGTGCAGGTGCCTGCTCTACGATAACCTCAAAAGCGCGGTGCTGGAGCGCTACGCCGAACAGATCCGCTTTAATCCGCAGCTACTCGATCTTAGCGCCCACTACGGCTTTGAGCCACGGCCAGTAGCCGTAGCCCGAGGCAACGAAAAGGGCCGTGTCGAGCGGGCAATCCGCTACGTGCGTTCCAGCTTCTGGCCCGGTAGGCAGTTTAACTGCCTTGATGATCTGAACGAGCAGGCGCAGCACTGGTGCGTAAGCATTGCCGCCGAGCGGCGCTGCGATCAGGAGCAAAATAGCAGTGTTCGCCAGGCATTTGCCGAGGAGCAGCCTTACCTACGTGCCTTACCCAGCGAGCCATTTCCTTGCTATGAGAACGTGCCTGTAAAGGTAGGCAAAACCCCTTATGTGCGCTTTGACCTTAACGACTACTCGGTGCCGCACAAATATGTCCGCAAAACACTCAGCGTCAGCGCAACTCTGGAGAGGATCCAGGTGCTTGATGGCGAGAACGTTATAGCCTCGCATCCACGCAGCTATGATCGCCACGCTCAAATAGAGGACCCGCGCCATATCGATAAGCTAGCCCAAGAGAAGCAAGCTGCTCGACTACATCGTGGCACCGACCGGCTTAGCAGCTCTGTACCGCGCGCCAAGGAGTTTCTCTCGCAAGCGGCAACGCGCACCAATAGCCTCGGCAGCGTCACAGCTGCGCTACTTCGTCTGCTCGATCACTACGGCGCCAGCGAGCTCGATGCCGCCATTGAGCACGCTCTCGAGCGTGGTGTACCCCACCCACATGCCCTCAGCCAGATCCTCGAACAACGCCGCGATCAAACCCCTGGCCCGCCATCGCTGCCTCTGCGCTTACCCGAGCAGCTACGTCAACGTGAGCCAAGCATCCGGTTGCGCGGGCTCGATGGCTACGACGCCCTAACCCCTAACTATGAGAAAGACGACAATGACCCCGAAAACACCTGA
- a CDS encoding hybrid sensor histidine kinase/response regulator encodes MYGFWQPTTTDFLNAVSHDLRTPLNAILGFNELLLDSTTDPAQRHYLELCRSASNHLLGLIDTLLDLSRLESGKVKLNEERFHLRQLLSEQMQLLEIHASGKGLRLTWEIDEQIPEQVIGDSIRFCQVLFNLVINAIKFTDKGNVTVNVAAHDERKVIVSVADTGAGVPIALQENIFEPFQRGNINQQQQQGTGLGLAISRELTNLMGGEIWLESSSAAGTKFCFTAFLPPAPPKENLDNLGEKPANGTELSPQEGDTRAAKSADATSPPVNLQVLVAEDEPTNALLIRALLEKSGAEVTITENGREALNAWHENKPDLILLDYQMPEMNGPETASAIRANESRHTQKRAKIAMLSAHATDQARRECEMAGADTYLTKPIQRAELCKLLKWAHKETLKSSS; translated from the coding sequence ATGTACGGATTTTGGCAGCCAACAACAACCGATTTCCTTAACGCTGTCAGCCACGATCTACGAACTCCATTAAACGCCATACTCGGCTTTAACGAGTTGCTTCTAGACTCCACAACAGACCCAGCTCAGCGTCACTACCTCGAGCTGTGCCGATCGGCGAGCAACCACCTGCTTGGACTTATCGACACCCTGCTCGACCTCTCGCGACTGGAAAGCGGGAAAGTCAAACTTAACGAAGAACGCTTCCACTTGCGGCAGCTCCTTAGTGAGCAGATGCAATTGCTTGAGATCCACGCCTCCGGCAAGGGATTAAGGCTTACGTGGGAGATCGATGAACAGATTCCCGAGCAAGTCATCGGCGATAGCATCCGCTTCTGCCAAGTACTGTTCAATCTAGTCATAAATGCAATCAAATTCACCGATAAAGGCAACGTAACGGTCAATGTCGCTGCCCACGACGAGCGCAAAGTGATTGTGTCGGTGGCGGATACCGGGGCTGGCGTACCAATTGCACTCCAAGAAAACATCTTTGAGCCTTTTCAAAGAGGCAATATCAATCAACAACAGCAACAAGGTACCGGTCTGGGCCTAGCCATCAGTCGCGAACTCACCAACTTAATGGGCGGTGAGATTTGGCTGGAGAGCAGTTCGGCAGCTGGCACTAAATTCTGCTTTACCGCCTTCTTGCCACCTGCTCCACCAAAGGAAAACTTGGACAATCTAGGCGAAAAACCAGCGAATGGCACAGAGCTAAGCCCACAAGAAGGTGATACTAGAGCCGCTAAGAGCGCAGATGCGACATCGCCGCCTGTTAACCTACAGGTCTTGGTTGCCGAAGATGAACCTACCAACGCCCTACTGATACGCGCCTTACTGGAAAAAAGCGGTGCTGAAGTGACCATAACGGAGAATGGCCGAGAAGCCCTCAACGCATGGCACGAGAACAAACCTGACCTGATACTACTCGATTATCAAATGCCGGAAATGAATGGCCCTGAAACAGCAAGCGCTATCCGCGCTAACGAATCGCGGCATACCCAAAAAAGAGCAAAAATAGCCATGCTATCCGCCCATGCCACCGATCAAGCCCGCCGTGAATGCGAGATGGCCGGTGCTGATACCTATTTAACCAAACCAATTCAACGCGCTGAATTATGCAAACTCCTTAAATGGGCTCATAAGGAGACTCTAAAAAGTTCCTCCTGA